A window of Pararge aegeria chromosome 27, ilParAegt1.1, whole genome shotgun sequence genomic DNA:
AAAGTTTGAAATGGCGGTTGTTTTTATTGCTAAACAAAAGGGTAGTAATGAAAACACGATATTAAACGCggcttatttatgttatataatgcTGGACATGCAATTTGATCTACCAAGTCACCATTCTCAGTTTATAAACACCGAAATTTGAGTACCGTGCTAAGTTTAAAGCCGTGAATATAATCGAAAGAACCTTTAAAAATTTCACGTGGATGATGAAGCGGTGAAAACATGAGGAAACCGGCACttctgagagttttccataataatggtgtatacacctataattgattattgtaatggcactacacagaatttgtaattacacacaattttttttttttatgaatgtagttacaattaattgctggtgtgtcttgtgaataaataaataaataatgttctcaagtgcgATATCTACCAATCCACAACTGGCCAGCGCGGTAGGCTACAGCCTAGACctctcattctgacaggagactCGTGTCCCGCAGGAGACTCGTGTCCCGCAGGAGACTCGTGTCCCACAGTGGtctggtgatgggttgatactgatgaatgaatataaatatcatcTCCTACCCTTCAACCTACCTATATCCAGAAAAAATGTGTATCCAAATGATCATGTTGACATTACATACCAAATGCCCTTTTGAACACTTACTATGTACAAAATGCTTTGTACAATATAGAAATTTCATACAAGAATTGCCATCACAAATGTACAAGTAAACTAAAACAGTTCAACTAACATGGCAGCAGGGCTTGCACGGGCGggagattaaaattatatcccccgattatatcctgtgacaagggatataatttacgtgACCACCTGTTAAATCACTgcaacatggaataggagaagtttaccactgtttattaatacacatatgttatttggatattatttccacacagagcactggtgcacctctgagagttgataaagctgtgggagaagataaatttatatccattccccagggatataattgtctcctgcccatactagccgtgctggagacaattatatcccagcGCTGTGCAGGAGACATTTTATTCCACAGGGAAAGCCCAAAAAGTTTTATCTTCTGCCACAGTTTGCGCCACTCTCAGAGCAAAGGTActaagaaataatatacaaataatggTTCAGTGCTTTAGCAGGTACACAAgtcaattttatcccttgtcagtggagATAATTGATACAAATTTTTTCTcctggctatgtttgttgtactGATTGGACAGCCCTTTTTACTGAAGTCATGGGAAATGTGCAGTCTGGAAGGATGGCTAGTACACAAAGAGGTTTTAGATAAAAGATTCATAGGTTCATAGGTTGGTCTTGGCTATGCAATTGTTGTTTGTTGTAATTTCACACTATTGCATAGGCTTTTTGTCCATTTTCCTACCATTTCTCTCTAAGCATGTGACCTGATTTTGATTAACTTTCctgcaggggatataattaacatgtacATCTAAAAAACTACGggcacatggaataggagaagttttatgatatttagatgtatattatttggatattatttccatctatGCGCCAAtggtctgagagttgataaatctgtaggagaagataaattttaacttatttttccctGTTGAGCTAATTGTCCTATGCTAGACTTGCTGGTGCCATCTTCAACTTTTGTTTCCCTATATAGGTTGCCTGTTTCTGCAATGATACCaatttaatggaaaaaaaagaaaaggtttAGCTAGCTACTaaaccttttctttttttttcctcaaTCCTGTTTAttcaaaaaagtataaaaaaattgtggctGCAATCTTGCAGCTGAACTTGCACCGGTTAACCTTTTTATAGTCTCAATACTGAATCCAAAAGAAATACCGCTGTAATTTCACATGTAATCACACTTGTGTCTGGAGAACTAGTTTCCTGTAGATTCAGTACGAGtcacataatttaatgaattattttctttgttgcAGGAAGCATGGGGATATCACTAATGATGGAATCAACGATCATGGGAGTATTCATGATGATAATGTAAGGCTTAACgtaatacttttaattataaattactagctgttgcccgcaactttgtctgcgtttgattttactttttggtgtggcattaaatttagttgtagatctaaatcaaatttaagtatgtagtatcgctaagccttaaatgaggggtttgctgctttccactgaggagttctgtcctctatctccaaccacagtttgggcaaaattaaacacatattataacttctatagtacaaaaatagttatttaaatcggttataatttgtcggagttacggtgtacGTCAAACGCTCATCCCCTctccgagcttaatgtcgggataaaaagtatcatatattacttctaacacttccaagaatatgtgtacaaagtttcatgaggatcggttaagtagtttttgcgtgatagcttaacaaacatacttacattgacatttataatattagtagggattagtggGGATTTTTCCCCATCCTCTTTGTACTGGCAACTAAGGGAAGTTAACAGAGAACTGCCATCTACAACTATAAAACCGGCAAATCTActctttgggagaggcctttaataacccagtggactgttatgggctATTGGATACAAATGATTAGCATTATTAGCGTTCCGGTCAAACCTCTAGGGCAAATTGTATCTTGCTGCATATTTAACTATGTTAGAAACTAACAGTCATCAAGATTGCCAAGATACAATGTGTCTGTATGACAGttgtttcataaaaaattaacaattttggTAACATCATTGCAATGTGATACAGTAAAGGCCTGTTGAATTTTACTCCTACTCTTTTTAAACATAGTATATAGGATTTGGAGAAAACTGAAGCACATAGCATTTCAATTCTCTTTGAGGCTATCTAAGCAAATATGGCAATATATCTAATTTCTTGTCACCTGCattaaacagttatttttactaaatatttcaGGTGGGTTTCGAGCAAGGGTTGGATCCCGAACTGGAGATTGAGTACGAGCAGCTACAGCTGGATTATCTGAAGCTGCAGGAGGAGCAGATACAGTGCAAGCAGCGCATGCTGATCCTCAATCGCATCGGCAAGAAACCTGTAAGTTAACAACTAAGACACTGGGCGTTATCTTTGCAGTTCGAGTCCATACTGGAGTGAACTGTTTAGAAAATGCACCCACTTTTATATTGAAATACCCACTGGCAAAATGTCATGAATCaagtataattttaatcatttcttgaaaactatttattaattaaatatgtaagaattttttttttttttttagagttaagtatataatttttattaatacataactataacctaaaataaactatttaaaaactaaataaaatctaaaacgtcctcgaaaccaccgcagcgaggcacagttcctaagatgctggcagcattgcccctctggatgcccaaactaatttgttggccaaggtaactgcccgctctaggatcaccggtagactcgataacccttttcgataactCTTTGAAAAGGaaagaattaataaagaatttatttactaattattttctaattaattatttattagttattattttaacctctgtaaaaataaatcttacattaatttatatccATCTCAATCTCTCGGAAGTTTCACCTTGCCGTGTGTAATTAATTATAGGATTTGAAATACCATAGGTTATTGAAGatggattttttttacagagatattatttacagtaattaCAGTTGACAAATAATGATCTTGATTTAAGTTAACTTGGTCTTTTAATGTTACACTTCTGGGCGAGGGCCGTCTGGCTCACTGGAGATAAGTAGGCTTAAAAATCTATCCGAGgcaatataaaagaaaaacaatcaaatacCTATTTCAAGGTCAACATGGTCTACACCAATGACGCACTTTCATGGTAATgatgaagatatattttttacagagTGCGCAAAAGTTCGCCAACCGGTGCATTCTACCCGATGGAAGAGTAGTCGTTCGCAATTTTAATGACAGGTAATATTAACagataataactattatttaagtTAAGAAATAACCTGTGACAACTGCAATAGATTCACTGCTGTGGATGCCCAAATTAATGAATCTTTCGCAATCACCGTTCCAGTCATTCACTCTATTCAAacaactcaaattcaaattcatttatttcaagtaggcctactttataagcacttttgaaacgtcaagtatgcatgtttgtgtgactctaccaccggttcggaaagcagattctaccgagaagagccggcaagaaactcagtagttgctcttttccaacatcaatcattttgctatcttgcgggagatgagagcgaggctggctgcttccattctaccttgtcattgaggaattcatcaaatttatagtaaccttgctgtactagatgcgttttttacacattttttaaatgtatgcattggtaggtcaagaatttccttaggacaCCTGTTCAAcatacattaatatattatatttctatttctatttgataattcattgaaaattaaagAGATTGGCTGCCATGTCAGTCTCCGAACTTTGCAATCTTatcttaaaaatttacctaGGGCAAAGGTAAAAATGCTCTGCCTTATCATATCCCTATAGCACtatcaaaaatatacattaaaaaaataaaaatgtatgtgtattacatacatttttattatatacattttaggcCCACCACGGCCGGTCCTCGCGggagtgcctgaagaccaaaacCCTTCAGCAACATTAAAAACTGACTACTTCTACACGAAAAATGGTCAATCTAAAATCAAAAGCTCCATCatcacaaacaaaaataagcaaaccacaaaaaaacatctatatatatcaaCACTCAATACACGAACCCTCAGGACCGAAGAAAGTCTGCAAGAACTGATACTAGCAACACAAGACCTAAACTGGGATATTATAGGCATAAGTGAAATGCGAAGAATAGGGGAAACAATAGAAGAACGAGATAGATGACTTCATATTTTACCATAAAGGAGAAACCGCGGGTCAAAAAGGAGTTGGATTCTTGATTAAGAAGCACTTTAAACCTAACATAAAGGAATTCATTGTAATTTCAGAAAGGATAGCCGCAGTACTCATAAACGTACCTCACTACAAGAAAGATTGGATGATAATACAAGTCTACGCTCCCACAGAACAATCAGACccaatggaaataaataaattctatgaTGACCTATCTGAAATTCTAAAGGggcatcaaaataaatatctagtaATGATGGGAGATTTTAATGCCCAGGTGGGAGATAGGATTAGCACAGAGGAATTTGTCTTAGGAAAATACGGTTTCGGTAAAAGAAGTAAGAACGGGCAGAAATTAATTCAGTTCTTACTAGAAAATAACCTGATACTCTTAAatagcatatttaaaaaaaatgttaagagCAAATGGACTTGGGTATCACCTGAcggaaaatacaaaaatgaaattGATTACATTACAAGTAACTACCGTAAGGCCTTTACTAACGTAAGtgttatacaaaacttaaactttaacACAAACCATCGGATGGTTAGAGCGGAAATAAATGTACGACAACCAAAAACGTCAAGGAAAAATTTCAGTCAccagaaatatattaaattaaataatactaacGATGCAATCACAGAAACAAATAAATCACTACATGAGACAATCATTCAGACTTCGTACCAATCTCTAGGTGTATCAGAAAAATATAACAAGATAGAGAAAGTACTGAAAGGAATACCAATAAAGTTAAGAAGCGCTAAAACTAGTAGTCTAAGTGAAAAAACTaagaatttgataaaattaaggAGGATTGCATTACAAGgccaaaacaaaaaagaaaacctcCGCAAGGTGGCCGAAATCAGCAAAAAAATTAGAGAAAGCATGAGACGTGACAGAAAAATATGGAGGCTCGAGAGATTAGAGCACCACATAAAAAAGACAGGCGGAAGGGGAAAAGCTTTAAAAGAACTAAGAGAGACAGGAAAGGAGTGGATAgcgaaaataaagaaaaataacaaaaccatAACGAAAAGGAGAGAAATATACTAGGCTGCTACAAGCTTCTACAGCGAACTTTACTCTTCAAATAACTGCTCAAGAAATGAGCCGgtacaaataatacaaacaaactctGAACCAAAATTCTTATTGAGCGAAATAGTGAAAGCAATAAAAAGCCAGAAAACGGACAAAGCTCCAGGGCCggataaaataagtaatgatCTCTTAAGGGGTACGATGGATGAGGTGGCCCCAGTGCTCACCTCAGTATTTAACCAAATCCTAGCAACTGGAATAATACCCACACAATGGGGAATATCGCACATCATTTTGATCCATAAGAAAGGGGTAAAAGAGGATATAAGCAACTACAGACCCATAAGTTTAATGTCAAATGTATACAAGATTTTTTCTAAGGTCATTCTTGGTAGAATAGAGGCAAAGCTTGACGAACAGCAACCAAATGAACAGGCAGGTTTCCGCAAAAATTTTTCGACAATCGACCATATCCATACGGTTAGACAACTACTGGAAAAGTATAATGagtataataaatgcttttatatgGGTTTTATCGATTATACGAAAGCTTTCGACAGTCTCTTCCATTGTCGCATATGGACAAGCCTAGAACAACAAGGTATAAGTAGatcatatattaatattatcaaaggtATCTATACAAATAGCAAGGCACGAATACAGCTGGAAGTATTGGGAAATGAGTTCCCCATAAACAGAGGTGTCAGACAGGGTGACCCGATGTCCCCTAAATTATTCTCAGCTGTCCTAGAAAGTATTTTCCGAAACCTAAACTGGAACGAAAACGGGTTAAACGTAAATGGGCAAAGACTTCATCATCTTAGATTTGCAGATGACATAGTGCTGTTTGAAGAATCACCATCAAAACTGGGAAAGATGATACAAGAGCTGGCGATTGAAAGTAGCTATTTTGGcctagaaataaacaaaaacaaaacaaaagttttgaCTAACGTAAGTAGCGTCTCAACACCAATCACTTTAGGAGGAGAAgtcatttaatatgttaaagaATACACCTACCTGGGGCAATTAATCTCACCAGAGGATCAAACAACTaaggaaacaaacaaaagaatagCCCTAGGCTGGAGAAAGTACTGGTCGCTTaaggaaattttaaaaagcaagGAGATGAATCTAAACATGAAGAAAAAAGTCTTTAATACATGCATCCTTCCATGCATCACATATGGCTGTGAAACCTGGGCGCTAAACAAATCCCACAGAGAAAGTTTTGAGAGATGTCAGAGAGCAATGGAACGTAGCATGGTGGGTGTAAAGAGAGGAGACAAAATCCGGAGCTCCGATATTAGAGACAAAACCGGGGTAACAGACATTTTAACCAGGATGGATCAGCTCAAGTGGAGGTGGACGGGTCACATGCTACGAGACAACCAAGGAAAGTGGAGTACCCTAGTAACTCATTGGTATCCACGAGATGGACAAAGAAAAAAGGGTCGGCAACAAAGACGTTGGGAAGACGAGCTGAAACTTACAGCTGGTCCACTATGGAGAAGGGTGGCACAGGATCGTAAGCACTGGCGAgagctggaggaggcctttgccgtgAGGCACACAGAGCTAAGGGactttatttaatgataaaatgaaatgtaaaaagttAATGTAACTTCTCTGAaataaaaggctattttatttattttattttattttatgtgtattaatagacagataaaatcaaaaataaaaacaagttacACAAGTCCATGGAGTGTGAAAATCGCTAATAAAGTCCTAAGGGTGAGATCTATTGAGTGAGactatgaaaaaatattctaaataatgTCTTTTAAAACTTGTCAGACTTAAAAATACTCGTCAAAAAAATTTTGATGTTTGCATTTATATAACCACTAGAAAGAAAATTGTATTTCTTATCGTTTGAAATCTATAGCTGCTTCGTTAGTCTAATTGTTAACATCTTTACACTAGTCTTCAGCAGTGGCCTGCACTGGgtttcctaccagggtatgcatacagcaggaaaattgcataaaatggcaaacatttatttttattttatattatttatacactttctTAGaccaccacaaataggaaaaaaaacaatggacacatccaaaataaacttaaaaagtaggatacaaaggtatcctactttttacttttgcaaccttaggattaggaagaCCAAGGGAatccgattggtggggtgtattattaatatacatactttcaaacaattacacactaatacttatcaagattacacacataaaatactaataatataaaaaataataaactaataaatactataacatacaatacatacttaaatattagtAAGAGTCAACCACTTtgttgctcaagataatgggctttaacagcatttttgaat
This region includes:
- the LOC120635692 gene encoding craniofacial development protein 2-like, which translates into the protein MIIQVYAPTEQSDPMEINKFYDDLSEILKGHQNKYLVMMGDFNAQVGDRISTEEFVLGKYGFGKRSKNGQKLIQFLLENNLILLNSIFKKNVKSKWTWVSPDGKYKNEIDYITSNYRKAFTNVSVIQNLNFNTNHRMVRAEINVRQPKTSRKNFSHQKYIKLNNTNDAITETNKSLHETIIQTSYQSLGVSEKYNKIEKVLKGIPIKLRSAKTSSLSEKTKNLIKLRRIALQGQNKKENLRKVAEISKKIRESMRRDRKIWRLERLEHHIKKTGGRGKALKELRETGKEWIAKIKKNNKTITKRREIY